The Girardinichthys multiradiatus isolate DD_20200921_A chromosome 9, DD_fGirMul_XY1, whole genome shotgun sequence genome segment ATGTGCTTTCCTGCAGCTCCATCTAGAGGTCACATATGTACTTACTGCATCACACACTCAGGAACATGGACGTGCTCCATGGGAACAATCTCTGCAAGTTCATCCAAACTGTGAACATACTGGATCTTATTCATGAACTTTACACTGCAGAGAATGATAGAGGAAGCAGGAAAAGATATAGCAAATAACGGATAAATAACAAATTTCTTAACACTTGTGTTTCAGTATTGGATCACTTTTATATagcctgctccaagctaatgacagtctttaattttttttttattcggtCTAGTTTCAGTGAAGATGTGCAAGGATCTGATCTAAACCAGAAGCAGGGCTTGAGTGTGTATTTATAGGCCAGCTCCTGCTTGTCCCTTATAACAcaatatgtgattttttttctacagTTTGGCTGAACCTAATTTTTGTATTCAGTTAGTATAAATCCAAATGTTAGACAGCTTGAAGAATAAGGTTTTGATGTGGTTCACTGCCAGGGCACCATTGTGTCAGGGGACAGCAAGAACAGAGCGGAACCACAGAAATATGGCTCTACACTTTGGCTGGCTAATATGTTTGCTTTTTGGTTTGATTCAGGATCCTGTTCAATGTTAAATTATATCTGGACTGAGTTTGGTCAGCTCTAGTTCAAAATTCAAAATACCTAGACTGGTCAAACCTGAAGTTAAAAATTCTATAATTCtaacagatgtttttaaaactcaGTTTGAGGTTCATGAaacctttttctattttttaaatactgGTTGAAGAAGAAGAGGCTAGCCCAGGGCAGCATACTGTATACGCTAGACCTGCCAGAAGAAGAACACTAACACAGTTATTGTCCAGTTACAGGATACAAGAAGTGGTGAGGCCATATGTATGAGCCACAGAGACATGAAGATGTCCCATCTGTACAGCTGCCTCAAGTTTGCAAGTTTCCAAACACATAATGCAAGTGCTTTGAGATGCAGGATGGAAAATGAGACCACTAGCAAGGCATTGCATTGCAGTTTGGCTGGATGTTCATGatgtttgggaaaatattctaaaATCCTCAGCACCTAGGATGAAAATATTCTAGCAGTTGTGGTTAATGGGCCGCCATTACTTCATCACTTTTCATATACGGTAGTGTTTTCAAGATCCGTGAGACAAAAACCCAGATTTTTATAATACGCATCCTtgtcaaacatttaaatatgttaatatctcatacagtttcttttttctttaaaaaaaattattttaaaccttGTGTTCATTAAGGTTGGAGGCGTTCaggaattgtcttgttgctgttACCTGATGAAAGGCCTGGATATCGCCAGAACGGTGCGAATAAACCATGTAGGATGAGCGATGACCAGAGACTTGAGGTTCTTCCTCAATCTGCCAccggcaaaaaaacaaaaacaaatactgaatTAGCTGTTAATTTCTTCATGATTGAGTGAAAATGTAGCTGCATTAAGTGTACAGAAGACACTGAACACTAAACAATGGTTTTTCTCCCATTTCCTGCTATAAACAGGTTGTGAGTCACCTTCAGTCTACTGACTGACAACGTGTGACAGCTTCTATTACTCTCTGTCATATGTGTCAGTATCGACGTCACACATGTCTGACcttggagaaaaatgttcagAGTTTTTAAACCGTAGAGCATCCCTAATGCAACTTTcagtataaatattaaaaattaagTCAGTATTGGATGTTAGTCTTTTTCTAATCCTCCTCATTTATTTACCTTCTGTCAATCATTTGGTAGCattttttcagccagctgattcCAGGCATCTTACTCCGAGGGGTGGCTCCATTCATGTAGATGATCAGATAATCTTCAGCCACCAGCATCTCAAGGCTGCTGACCACATATCTGCAGGTCAAAGGGGTGAGGATTTATTTTACGGTTACAATTTTATGATATAAAAAATCTGATCTAACCAACAGGCGTACAAAAAGAGGTTTTCCATGATGTAGTGGTAGTCTGGAAAGCTGCTGTCAGGCAGGtaacaagcagagaaaacaatgATGGCGTTCAGGCCTTCACCATAATAACCTGGTAAGAGACACAATGAAGAATTCTTCTGAGTTTTTAGAACTCTACATAGTTTTGTTCTCAGAACGACTTTAAATCAATGTCCAAACTTTCTCTAGCTGACACCGACCTCCGTGTGTAATGACCCGGAGGTAAGGTTTGATGATCTGCATGTCGATACGGTGCTCCTGCTCTCCGATAATCACTGTTCTCCACAGTCGCCCATTATTTGCATTCCCATCCTCAGCCGTTGCTCCAGAGCCTCCATCCGGACCAGCCTTGGCCGAAGCCACCGGCGTGTCATCTGGACAGGAAACATGTGGATTTTTAATTCCTCAtatgtaggttttttttttctttttatgaattgCTTTTATTGAAGAGAAGATCTGAGTTATTATGCTCCTTTTATTTGGCTTTTTTGGCCAATATAGGATGACCCAGGTGTTATAAAAAAaggatgttttctgttttctatcTACATCTTCATGGAATAAGGACTATAGCAATTGGTTGAGGTTAACTAGATGTCAAAATGCgtttatcttttaaaaatattattcagcggggaatttgttttcatcatgacaGTGCACTGAAGATAAAACTGATAATTCTGCTTCAGGGGTTTTTGGGTTGATGACATAACAAGAAATATAGGGACCAAGATGATTAGCTGGCATTAGTAAACACAACTGCAGATGAGCAACTTTTAATAGATTTCGACAAAGATTCTGAAGCATTTGAAATATATTAGAGTTGTGAGTGGTTCAGCTTTACTTTTTTGAGCCAGGCTTTGGCCTTCAAGCCATGATGGATATTGCCATGGATTATGAAGGTGAAGCAAACAAAGAGGATGACAATGATGGTTTTCAGAACTGTATCTGGTATGAATC includes the following:
- the atcaya gene encoding caytaxin isoform X1, with amino-acid sequence MGTTEATLRMENMEVKDEWQDEDFPRPLPEYGDMDPSCGLTDHRVSPPNSLHVSPPGGGGGVSSSHRKRRTLVAPEMNLSLDQSEGSLLSDDFLDTPDDLDINVDDIDTPDETDSLEFITNGNDLEWEDDTPVASAKAGPDGGSGATAEDGNANNGRLWRTVIIGEQEHRIDMQIIKPYLRVITHGGYYGEGLNAIIVFSACYLPDSSFPDYHYIMENLFLYVVSSLEMLVAEDYLIIYMNGATPRSKMPGISWLKKCYQMIDRRLRKNLKSLVIAHPTWFIRTVLAISRPFISVKFMNKIQYVHSLDELAEIVPMEHVHVPECVMQYDEERIKARSERMEQERRQQEQQSVPQEPIKKSVRPKSMIVEQ
- the atcaya gene encoding caytaxin isoform X2 — its product is MDPSCGLTDHRVSPPNSLHVSPPGGGGGVSSSHRKRRTLVAPEMNLSLDQSEGSLLSDDFLDTPDDLDINVDDIDTPDETDSLEFITNGNDLEWEDDTPVASAKAGPDGGSGATAEDGNANNGRLWRTVIIGEQEHRIDMQIIKPYLRVITHGGYYGEGLNAIIVFSACYLPDSSFPDYHYIMENLFLYVVSSLEMLVAEDYLIIYMNGATPRSKMPGISWLKKCYQMIDRRLRKNLKSLVIAHPTWFIRTVLAISRPFISVKFMNKIQYVHSLDELAEIVPMEHVHVPECVMQYDEERIKARSERMEQERRQQEQQSVPQEPIKKSVRPKSMIVEQ